In Kiloniellales bacterium, one genomic interval encodes:
- a CDS encoding transporter substrate-binding domain-containing protein, with protein sequence SWKEADGTLKGFDIDIANALCEKMGRECELVEQDWDGIIPALLAKKYDAIVASMSINEERKKRVDFTGKYYNTPAKFVAAKDAGFEATPEGLKGKTVGVQRGTTHQCYMEKIFPDVELKLYSTQEEVFLDLASGRIDVQFSDSIQSMEGFLSKPEGKDFAFLGGVQFDLECHGEGAGIAVRKGEDDLRLAFDKAIKEIREDGTYAKINAKYFDFDVFGAGS encoded by the coding sequence CTCCTGGAAGGAAGCTGACGGCACGCTGAAGGGCTTCGACATCGACATCGCCAATGCCCTCTGCGAGAAGATGGGCCGCGAGTGCGAGCTGGTCGAGCAGGATTGGGACGGCATCATCCCGGCATTGCTGGCCAAGAAGTACGACGCCATCGTCGCCTCCATGTCGATCAACGAAGAGCGCAAGAAGCGGGTCGACTTCACCGGCAAGTACTACAATACCCCGGCCAAGTTCGTCGCCGCCAAGGACGCCGGCTTCGAGGCCACGCCCGAGGGCCTCAAGGGCAAGACCGTCGGCGTGCAGCGCGGGACCACGCACCAATGCTACATGGAGAAGATCTTCCCCGACGTCGAGCTAAAGCTCTACAGCACGCAGGAGGAGGTCTTCCTCGATCTTGCCTCCGGCCGAATCGACGTGCAGTTCTCTGATTCGATCCAATCGATGGAGGGGTTCCTCAGCAAGCCCGAGGGCAAGGACTTCGCCTTCCTGGGCGGTGTCCAGTTCGACCTCGAATGCCACGGCGAGGGCGCCGGCATTGCGGTACGCAAGGGCGAGGACGACCTGCGGCTGGCCTTCGACAAGGCGATCAAGGAGATCCGCGAGGACGGTACCTACGCCAAGATCAACGCGAAGTACTTC